In Cyprinus carpio isolate SPL01 chromosome A1, ASM1834038v1, whole genome shotgun sequence, the following proteins share a genomic window:
- the LOC109049052 gene encoding alpha-lactalbumin-like, producing MLAVVVVLFLAAGVSDSVILSKCELKRQLESGLTLPVPNSTDILAQIVCHVQLTSGFNTSAIKTIAEPQEHSGGQGSRHGRSPRGKNPGSPSRPATPAPRVESDEDESEVWTLYGLFQLSDHVVCRSTQSRTLNLCGLTCDKLIDDDTRDDIACIQALINAVSAPIPDPKTAKHIHKMISLIHQPQCITVNATSYFASC from the exons ATGTTGGCAGTTGTGGTTGTTTTATTCCTGGCAGCCGGCGTGAGTGACAGCGTGATTTTGAGTAAATGTGAGCTGAAGCGGCAGCTTGAAAGTGGCCTTACTCTCCCAGTTCCCAATTCTACAGACATACTGGCACAGA TCGTGTGTCACGTCCAGCTGACCTCTGGCTTCAATACCAGCGCCATTAAGACGATCGCTGAGCCACAAGAGCACAGCGGTGGTCAGGGTTCTCGCCATGGTAGGTCTCCCAGAGGAAAAAATCCAGGCAGCCCCTCCAGGCCAGCCACCCCTGCGCCCCGTGTGGAAAGTGACGAGGACGAAAGTGAGGTCTGGACTCTGTACGGCTTGTTCCAGCTTAGTGACCACGTGGTGTGCCGCTCTACTCAAAGTCGTACACTGAACCTCTGTGGGCTGACCTGCGACA agctGATTGACGATGACACCCGTGATGACATAGCCTGCATCCAGGCCCTTATAAATGCAGT ATCTGCGCCGATTCCTGACCCCAAAACTGCTAAACACATCCATAAAAT GATCTCGCTGATCCACCAGCCACAGTGCATCACCGTGAACGCCACTTCATACTTCGCCAGCTGTTAA